GGAGGTTTGGAGGGGGACGAGCTGCTACACTCCTTCCTTTTGAGAAGCTTGTTGTTGGCACTGTGGTCGTTGGTGGCTCCTCCTCCCTTGGTGTTGGATACGGCCACGGCCTTGGCCACGAAGGACTGTTGGCCCTGGTGGGGTCCGGCTGCAGCCGGGGGCTCAGGGGACTGCAGCAGGCCATGGTGGGAGGACAGGCAGCTCTGTAGCAGCAGTGTGGAGCTCTCCTCATCCTCCGAGCTGTAGGACGAGTCGTTATCCGAGGAGCACAGGCTGGAACTGGACATGGAGCCTGAGCTGGACGAACTTGAGGAaccagaggaagaggatgagacagagaggcGTGAGAGAAAGCTTCCCGCCGTCCTCAGTCCTCCAGAGGCTGCTGTGGCCAGCGCagccccccttctcctcctcctctcctcctcttcctcctcctcttcgttgTCCAGGTCCGAGTAGGAGCTGTGGCAGTCCCGATGGCAGCTGAGACCAAGCTCGCCGACACCGTACTCCCCAATAGCCAGGGAGGGAGAAGCCTTCCTCTGTGGAGGAGGGGCACCCTTAAGGAGGAGCTCAGCCCTCGAGGCAGAAACTCCCTTCCTGTTGTCCTTGACCAGCAGGACTGGGTGGGAGTAGGCCTCAGGCCTGGGGAGGCCGCCCACGCCTTTGGCCCCGAACCCAGAGCCACCGCCCAGCAGCAGCAGGGCCTTGCTGTTCTTTGTCTTGGGTGAAGTCACCCCCTCGTGATCCAGTTTAACCAGGAACTCTTGACTGCTCTTCCTGCTGCTCCGCGGCACCTCGCCGGGCCTCCGTCTCTGGACATAGGGCCCGGTCCTGGAACCCAGGGACATGCCGGTGGGCTGGGTGCTACAGAAGGAGGAGTAGCCGTTAGCGATGCTGCTGAAGGAGTCAACCTCGAAGGAGCTGCTGCTGAACAGACCCTTGGTCGGGGCAGAGACAGGGGCCGGGGGCAGGGGGAACAGGTGTGCCTCCCTCGTCCCCCTCAGGGCCTTCCTGGGAGTCCCGTTGAGCTGGAACAGATTTTCACAGGCCCTCTTCCTGGGGACAGCCACAGCCGGCCAGCTGAGCAGAGGGGCTGCGTTCTTATTGGTGCTGTCTGACAGGTTCTTCTTCTTCCCTGAACCTTTGGGTCTCCCTGCAATTCAAACCAATTGAATGTCTGGTAAGTCACCAATCAGTTCACACTACATATACCTTTACAAGATCAAGAGGTTACAAGAAATGAACGACACACACTTTTTCTGCGTCCCATCAGGCTAAATatcctatcatttgtttttcaaatagAGTGGATATAAAGCACGTATATAGATGATCTCTTCTGACCTGGTCGTCTCCTGACAGGCTCTGTGCTGGCCTGTCTCTCCAAGACTCTCTCACTCAGGGGGGCTTTTTCCAGACTGAAGCTCCTCCGAGCCGCCCGGCCGCTAGACACCAGGTGGGCAGGGGACGTCTCCGCACCTACAGAGGGACAGGAAGGGGAGGCGGGGGTtaatacatctctaacatacACCTGCATAATCACTGTCATAAGTAATACATATAAGTAAGTAGCCTTGCACAAGCTTTGGCTAGTGTGAGCCGGAAtggctcataggagcaggagcccatctcctgtttctgtagcgtgaggcagcttgatgtacaagttcACCCCCTGGACAGGAGGTTAGCCTATCGTAGGACCTTACCCCCAaatctatctccttaatgctCAGTGCCACGCAGAGGCGCATTGGGCCCATTTTTTCGGTCTTTGTTATGCCTTGGCTAGGGATCGAACTACCAACCTTCCAATTACAGGGCAGACACTAACGtcaaggccactgagttggtcAATAAAGTCATAGCAATGTCTAAAATGCAGCAAGATATTGTCCATGATTCATAATGTGACTGGAAGGTCTCTTATAAGGTCTCATAATAATTGTAATGTGAAGGTCAGGTATAGTTAGTAACCCTGTAATCATACAAGGTGGATGACAGGGTGACACAAAAAGAGACACTCACAGTGGATCTGGTAGCCCGGGGGGAGGAGGCGGATGTTTAGGAGGGAGATCCTCCCCCTGTCTCCGTCATCAAACTCCACCATTACACCTCCCTGTTTCCCCTCCTCCCCTGAACCACctgcatcagcacaaagtatacacacatttaaagaggaactacaggcatcagcacaaagtatacacacatttaaagaggaaccacaggcatcagcacaaagtatacacacatttaaagaggaaccacaggcatcagcacaaagtatacacacatttaaagaggaaccacagGCATCAGCaaaaagtatacacacatttaaagaggaaccacctgcatcagcacaaagtatacacacatttaaagaggaaccacaggcatcagcacaaagtatacacacatttaaagaggaaccacctgcatcatcacaaagtatacacacatttaaagaggaaccacaggcatcagcacaaagtatacacacatttaaagaggaaccacctgcatcaacacaaagtatacacacatttaaagaggaactacaggcatcagcacaaagtatacacacatttaaagaggaactacaggcatcagcacaaagtatacacacatttaaagaggaactacaggcatcagcacaaagtatacacacatttaaagaggaaccacaggcatcagcacaaagtatacacacatttaaagaggaaccacctgcatcagcacaaagtatacacacatttaaagaggaaccacaggcatcagcacaaagtatacacacatttaaagaggaactacaggcatcagcacaaagtatacacacatttaaagaggaaccacctgcatcaacacaaagtatacacacatttaaagaggaactacaggcatcagcacaaagtatacacacatttaaagaggaaccacaggcatcagcacaaagtatacacacatttaaagaggaactacaggcatcagcacaaagtatacacacatttaaagaggaaccacctgcatcaacacaaagtatacacacatttaaagaggaactacaggcatcagcacaaagtatacacacatttaaagaggaaccacaggcatcagcacaaagtatacacacatttaaagaggaactacaggcatcagcacaaagtatacacacatttaaagaggaaccacctgcatcaacacaaagtatacacacatttaaagaggaactacaggcatcagcacaaagtatacacacatttaaagaggaactacaggcatcagcacaaagtatacacacatttaaagaggaactacaggcatcagcacaaagtatacacacatttaaagaggaaccacctGCATCAACaaaaagtatacacacatttaaagaggaaccacaggcatcagcacaaagtatacacacatttaaagaggaaccacaggcatcagcacaaagtatacacacatttaaagaggaaccacaggcatcagcacaaagtatacacacatttaaagaggaaccacaggcatcagcacaaagtatacacacatttaaagaggaactacaggcatcagcacaaagtatacacacatttaaagaggaaccacctgcatcaacacaaagtatacacacatttaaagaggaactacaggcatcagcacaaagtatacacacatttaaagaggaactacaggcatcagcacaaagtatacacacatttaaagaggaactacaggcatcagcacaaagtatacacacatttaaagaggaaccacctgcaccaacacaaagtatacacacatttaaagaggaactacaggcatcagcacaaagtatacacacatttaaagaggaactacaggcatcagcacaaagtatacacacatttaaagaggaaccacaggcatcagcacaaagtatacacacatttaaagagga
This sequence is a window from Oncorhynchus clarkii lewisi isolate Uvic-CL-2024 unplaced genomic scaffold, UVic_Ocla_1.0 unplaced_contig_8065_pilon_pilon, whole genome shotgun sequence. Protein-coding genes within it:
- the LOC139396952 gene encoding BAH and coiled-coil domain-containing protein 1-like, with product VLDVRPETEAVLSEGTRVCAYWSERSRCLYPGNIRQGGSGEEGKQGGVMVEFDDGDRGRISLLNIRLLPPGYQIHCAETSPAHLVSSGRAARRSFSLEKAPLSERVLERQASTEPVRRRPGRPKGSGKKKNLSDSTNKNAAPLLSWPAVAVPRKRACENLFQLNGTPRKALRGTREAHLFPLPPAPVSAPTKGLFSSSSFEVDSFSSIANGYSSFCSTQPTGMSLGSRTGPYVQRRRPGEVPRSSRKSSQEFLVKLDHEGVTSPKTKNSKALLLLGGGSGFGAKGVGGLPRPEAYSHPVLLVKDNRKGVSASRAELLLKGAPPPQRKASPSLAIGEYGVGELGLSCHRDCHSSYSDLDNEEEEEEEERRRRRGAALATAASGGLRTAGSFLSRLSVSSSSSGSSSSSSSGSMSSSSLCSSDNDSSYSSEDEESSTLLLQSCLSSHHGLLQSPEPPAAAGPHQGQQSFVAKAVAVSNTKGGGATNDHSANNKLLKRKECSSSSPSKPPRDLVKRQRVIPGDAGPRPKMNTFLPGRQMWRWSGNPTQRRGLKGKSRKLFYKAIVRGRDMVRVGDCAMFLSAGRPHLPYVGRIENFWESWSSNMVVKVKWFYHPEETKLGKRHRDSKHALYQSCHEDENDVQTISHKCQVVSREEYEHMARGQKPSSSVTTQGLYYLAGTYDPTSGQLLTAEGVAIVC